From the Anopheles merus strain MAF chromosome 2L, AmerM5.1, whole genome shotgun sequence genome, the window TAGTCCGATTCGTACGAGCATTTAAGGTATGGGTATGGGCACAATGGCAAACGGACAAACATAGCTAAGCATAATATTGTTTGGGAAATTGATATAGGATAAAGGTGGCAATAGCTCTAGAAATAGCAACCCATTTAACGCAATCTATAATCTTACTTGCAGATCTGTGATCAGGAAAACGAACAACGACGACGGTTAGAGGCGGCTGCCCTACAAGCGTCCACCAAGAAGGACGAAGAAGAGCAGGTGGTGCTACGGaataataaaatcaataatcaAAAGAAGCAACAGGTACGCCCCTTGGCCGATGGTAACCCTCTCCGATTATCGACTGCCTTTCTGCAAAATCTAACCCAAATGAACCGGGAACTTCAACACGTGTTTGGCACTGGTAGCTCTTATGTTAGCTGATTCTAGAACGTTTTCATATCCGGTTCAAAACATATGCATAGAGTTTACCAAGTTTTACTCCAATGAGTGTGTTAGTGGTTTGTTGTTACTGTTGTTCTTTGAGGAGGATTTCATTGCTTGGTTAATGTCGCGCGTGTGTGCACTAATAATTTAGTATAATTTGTGTGTATAATAATATTTCATCGCTTCAAATGGTTATGTTGTGTTTACTTTATGAAAACGGGATACATTGTTTTGACACAAACTTCAAACAaatgttttttattcattactATCTTTTGGTCTTTGGTTGTGTATATTGCTAAGTGCCTTATATAGAGCGAAACatggtttcattttgtttcgctGTTCGCTCAATAGAAAATAGTgcattaaaaaacacacacacagaatgtCGATTGATGCGAAccattaattatttaaacatcGCATTTGCATTTAACTGTAATTCTTAAGAATGTAGAGTAAGCTAAGCGATCAGCACGACGAAAgtgtaaaacaatgaaacaagTTGCGTTTGATAACTTTGGAGATCTTGAAAAGCTTTGTGTGAAACCATGCACTGGATCTACTTCACTGGTGTTAAAGGAATGAACCATTTCAGATGCAACATTGCGATTATACAAAGGCGTAGTGGTACCAACGTATCTACAGCAGCAATGGATAATGcatttcaaacataaaacaaaacgagaaTGCATTTCAAGCAATTGTATTGTAGCTAGTAAtattaaattgcatttttagtTTCAAATGAAGCATTACGTTTTTCATTAATATTAAACTAACCACCGGTAACGACAGCTTTCAATTTCCCTGCAATACGGTCTGGAATATTGTCAAATACTTTTACGTTCATTGCTTCATTATGTGCcatatttttgtaacattaCGTGTGTGCATCTGATGCCTAACTTCGATGCTGCTAATAAGCGTGTGAAAACTCTTgccatattatttttttttttgtactgtttATCTATTTTTGCATATCTGTTTTTGCATAACTTTACAATTCATATTCGGTGAGTGTATACATTACTAGATATAAGTTTTTCCATCtatataattaataaattaacagCGATCAACCAAGTAGAAAGCCGCACTCCGTCGTTTAGATGCCGTTTGGTGAAGCAGGGCGAAGGGAGAGGGAGGGGCTTGAATTGAGTTTTtactgtgttttattttatcgtttatttttgttttttaatgaatGGTTGTGGTTGGTAAGATTTATCTCTTCTGTTTTTATATTGCTTCAATTCACGCTTTGGCTAACTGTGTGCActaaaatattatttcttCTACCCTTATGTTTGTACAATAAGTTAGTCCTGCACCAATACTATTTTTAgaaagtgttttaattttgtgtgCTTTGTTGCTAATGCATTGAAATTTctgaataaatattttttttaccgcACGGTTTTTTTGGCACTGTACTACATACTACTAAAACCAACATCTATCACACCCATAGTTTTACTTACATTGTATacatgcaataaaaataaacacctTTTCAATCACAATTAAACGCAAATGGTGCAAAATAACACTATGAAGCATTATGCACACCTTGATGGTATCGTCACAGTCTTCGTCACGAACTGAACGCAATGCTACTGCTACTTTCGTACTTTTGATTTGCAGGAAGCTGTCATCAACGAGCTTAAGCTGAAAGCGCATGCCGTGCGCGAAAAGAAACTGCTGCAGCAGGACGAAGTTTACAATGGAGCGCTGGAAGACATACTGCTGGGACTGAAAAACGAACCCTATCGGCGCGCGGATGCAGTACGGAGAAGTCAACGCAGAAGGATCGATAGCAATAGGCTCTCGCGAACGATGGAGGAAGTGGAGGTATAAGATCGATCAGTGCAAACTATTCCAATCCGATGCGCTTGAACGCTGTAAAAGTTgtataatttataaaaataagttgttttttttttgcgagtgTCGTAGGTTCCATAGTGATTGTAAGTTTTTCTTGCAGGACATTTTGTATATTATTTGAAGCAATTGTTAGTCATGTCCCGTAATGTAGCATATCTGTTTAGCAGGGTGTATATATAAGTGATTTGAAAACATTTGTTCAAAAGCTTGGAATTGGTTTTTATTGGTTTGTTCCTATAATTTTTGCCTGTAAGACATCCATATCATCGTACCATTGCCAATATTTTGACACAGTTTTGCGCTAGAAACCCCCGAACGAATGACAATATGCGTATATGTATACACATTCCATACACGTGCGTTTTTATGTTGCACCAAAAAGCACGTTGCATTTAATATACAGTAGATTACAAACACGGCACAAAAGTCTGTCTTTTACAAAACCAACTTATAATAAAAGGGTTTCCtaattagttttaaaaacTTCGTTCGCATAGATTACGCAATTACACGAACGCGCGAAATCATGTCGCGCGTAGGACTTTATTGGTTCGGTGAAGTTGGGAAATGCCTTGAAACTGCACAACAACATGCCTGAACACTGTGACTGAGGACTGATTGAAAAAGGGAACTTTTTGGACATTTTTACAAGCTTACTCACTTATCCGGCGCAACCAGGTAGTAGAAATACCAATCACCAATTACTGTTTACGTCCCAATACATGACAGCACAACGGCATTGTAGGTCTATACACTAGACGAAATAAGTGAAACAATCACTGTTGGTGCTTACTACattgaacgaaacaaaacaatgacaGTAAAAGATTTTTTACAATATCAACACACGCCACAAATAACAAACATGATTCTATCCACCATAATTatggcataaaaaaaaacaaatcttaaGGATTGTCAAAATATTCTTGTGAAAGATATGTATCACATTTCTAGCTTTTGCATAAATATACATGCATACATTAAGTAACGATGTTTGTACCTGTTGTCTTTTAATAGTTGTGTTAGAGTGTGTGCCTTTCTAAACCGTTGCGATAATCTATATATTTAAATTACAGCGGATGTTTGAAATCGGATATTTTGGAAACGTCCCCAATGTTTGCACGGGTAAGCTGTGATTTATAAATCATAATATTTAAAAGCATATGTATATCAAATGAATTGAATGACTAATTGCATACGTTTTTGGAAAGTTTAACTTAGCAGATATTTGATATCAAGTATTTCCAGCTGCTAGATGAGGTATTTGTTGGACATCCGCTTTTATACACTATGTGTTGTACTTTTGCTCAAATACCCTACTGCTTCAcaccatgattttttttttaattatttttgtacAAACTGCATTTAAGTTCAAATTACTTAActgtagagttggcaaccagatttacacacgtaggttggggcatacccgggtattcctcacgttttgatttaaaaaaattaacgaattttataggtaaacaatgctttctatattttaatgctgtaagcaagtaatgccgaccacatattctcttctatttcatttattcattaagtttttttcattttattataaaattaacggtcaaattgaaatttggaatcgcttgaatttgactcgaaaataagcacaatacgaaaagaggaagaagataaacgtcattctccatacaaaatgtatggaatacccgggtatgctggttgtcaacttacgtggtaaagtttaaaaaaaaatcaaaataaaatacttacaggctgtttaaaattacaacttatgcaccaaaacatcataaattaaaagttgggagacTACGGAAaattcgaagttgaaaaaaatacccgggtatccggttgccaacttaaaggtttgATATGTCCGAACTACTCGGACTATTGCACACAGCTTCTAGTTAAAGTTTTGTATTTGAAAGTCAACTTAAGAGTAAAGTGGTGATGAGCTATCGGCTCCTTTTATACCGCATGGTTGCTATGCTTTCTAAGTGTTGCTATGTGTTCcattatccctgtggtaactggGATCCAACAAGGTTAATGGCTATTTCGGGGATTCTTGttaaaaaatttaatgttaaatgTTAAAACACTTTCTTGATTGTTTCTTCCTGGAAGTATATGTCAAGTGATGGCAATTGGActctactctctctctcctttccaATTAGATTCCTGTTGAGTCTGACTGAAAAGGATGCCGTAGAGTCCAATCCCAAaattatgagaacccctgaaaaATACCAGTAAATAACTTAAATGCAGTTCgtacaaaaataatgaaaaatctTTATCGCGTAGTATCGAGTAGTAAGATAGTTAAACAAAAGTACAACGCGGAGTGTGTAAATTGCAGTGTAATTTATTAAACCGTTGTGACTCAGTCAACTAAATTTGATTACAAAAATAGATAATCCTTGAAGTCGATAACTGTGATAATCACTCAGTATGATAAGCAAGTCATCAAATCTTCGTCGGTTTTTGTTACTGATCTGATATCAGTGTTCTACCACTGCAAAACGAACGACGTTAAAACGTTTCCAGCACCGAATCAATACTGGCCCCAGCACCAAGATGTATAAAGTTAACCATTTCGAACGGCATGCGATGTGAGAAGGTGCAATACTTCTCATCATTGAAGCGAATGGAGTAGTGGGTATCCTTCACACTGATTTCCAGCGTAAATGGTTCCCCCACGCTGATCGGGCATCCTCCGGATCGTTCCTCATCCTGCCAGCACTGATCGACGTATGTGTTTCGGACGATTCTCCTATCGCCCGGCCGAATGCTCAGATGCAGCGCGGTGTCATCTCGCGGATCTACCTCGGGGCCGTATTGCAGATTAATGTTAAATCtgtgtcaaaacaaaaaagcaccaaTATGATTCTCTCGATCGCCTTTCGTTATTAGAAACTTATTGTTTTCACCTGTCAGCTGTGAGTGTTCCTTGGACGATGATTTTCTTTCCCGGCTGCAGTCCACCAAGGATGGCCCCAAGGCATGGCATCTCCTGCAATGCAAGGTAAATTTCGTTCTTTGAGAATCTACATTAAATAACCAAGGTTGATGATGTACATACCGGATTGAATATCGGAAGCATTAGCGCCATAATTTTGCCTTTCCGTTACACCACAGTACAAATGAGCTGCTGACCAAACATACGACGGTGCCAAAAATGTTGGCCGCTTACACGAGCTTATCTAATCAATATCTTTTCCATAAGGATTCCCATTATCTAAGCTGGTTTCACAAACGTTTTTCGTTtgatcttttttgttgttgtaccaAAAGTGGGAAGAATTTCGTAAATTTAACAGACATTTGTAGATGTAGCATCTGCATAAAGCCAgaagaaatacaaaaacacactcacacaacaccaacaaccatTTTGAGTCACCCACATTTGGCGTCCGTTATCAATCGGCCACTATCTTTAGGGTAATCAGGTACGAATCAATGAGCACAGTACGATAAGGTCGAACTCAAACCCGAACCGAGTTGTGTTGTCGCAGTGCACTAAACCTGTTGTGAGTTATCTATCGCTAGGAGTACTGTCAGGCTGTGTACATTGCGTGGTGCATATTCGGACGTTCACAAACAAAGTACAAATTGCAACCATGGCCCAGCTACCCGTTTACAACCCGGTAAGGTTTATAATGTGATTGGAAATACGCCCATCTTTTAGCCAGAAGAGTTTATATGCAAACggttcaatttgtttttagCCTTCCCCATTCCTTGGTCAACTTCCTTCTGGATTGGGGCTGTATAGAAAGATCACGATCCGTGGACGAATGACTCACGATATGTATGGCACGAAGTGAACGAGGATGAACGAAccgaatggaaaaaaataacgcACACTAACCCAAACGCCGTGTATGTCCTTACGACACTTACCTTGCAGGTTCAACATAAACCTTCAGGTTGGACCCAACGTAGACCCGAGGGACAATTCAGCGCTGCACATTAGCATTCGGCCACGGGAAGGACTGATCGTGCGGAACACATACCAGTTTCAAAGCTGGGGCGTTGAGGAGCGCTTTGGTGGATGTCCGGTACAGAAACGGTCGTACTTCGATGTTAGCATTACGGTGAAACCTGACAGCTACGGTATTGCGGTGAATGGATGCCATTTCTGTGACTTTAATCATAGGATGCCGTATGCATCGGTACGGTTCATACATACCGGTCCAGGCGCACAGATAGATGCTATCATAACGGAATAGG encodes:
- the LOC121593732 gene encoding galectin-4-like; protein product: MAQLPVYNPPSPFLGQLPSGLGLYRKITIRGRMTHDMFNINLQVGPNVDPRDNSALHISIRPREGLIVRNTYQFQSWGVEERFGGCPVQKRSYFDVSITVKPDSYGIAVNGCHFCDFNHRMPYASVRFIHTGPGAQIDAIITE
- the LOC121593730 gene encoding galectin-7-like — its product is MALMLPIFNPEMPCLGAILGGLQPGKKIIVQGTLTADRFNINLQYGPEVDPRDDTALHLSIRPGDRRIVRNTYVDQCWQDEERSGGCPISVGEPFTLEISVKDTHYSIRFNDEKYCTFSHRMPFEMVNFIHLGAGASIDSVLETF